The Lolium rigidum isolate FL_2022 chromosome 2, APGP_CSIRO_Lrig_0.1, whole genome shotgun sequence genomic interval CTGCACTATTTAGGTTTAGATCATGTTGGCCATATAGGAGGCCGTCGGAGGTAATACCATATCATCTTCACCTTTTCTGGGTGATTTTAGCAATGTCTAATTTTAGTTGAAGTTTCAAAATGACAGTGTTTTGATGACTCCAAAGCTGAAGGAGATGGATGATGTGATTAGAAGGGTCCATGCTGCAGTTACGAGCCTTCACGACAATTCGGACAGAACACTTTTGGTATGTTATCTTTTTTATTTCTTCAAATTTTGTTTTTCTTCTAGTAGTGTAGATTTAATGTTACAAAGAAGTCCAACATCTGCAGTTTGCCTCGAGAGATCATTAGCAATAGTTTAATTTGTATTGATAATTCAGATGCATGTTTAACAAATTCTACTCCGATCCATTTCTAGCTTATGTGGTTTAAAGATTTCCACAACTGCAGGTGTTTCATCAAAATTTCATTCACTATCTTCCAAGTTGCATTAAAGATGCTTTGGatgtacatgattttttttttacaattgCAGTTCTTCCAGTGATTTTGCTTTGACCCTACATTTCAGGTTGTGGTCAGTGATCATGGAATGACTGAAATTGGCAATCATGGAGGATCTTCTTATGAAGAAACTGACTCCCTTGCCCTTTTCATAGGACACAGTGTTGAGAACTCGTATTGTTCGCCTTATGACCAGAAAGAAACACTTCAAGTATGAATCTAGACTTCTCTCAGCCTTATCTCTGAATATTTTGAAGCTTGATTCCATTTTATAGTGTACTTTTGAGTTTGATAGAAATTGTTGCAGTATATGATTATTTTCACATTAAGCAGTCAGTTTTCTTTGTCGCTCACGCTGAAATCAGTGCAAATATTCAATGGATAGTATTTCAAGATACTAACACACAGCTATGATCTGTGAACTTTTTTGTCAGGTTGACCTTACTCCAACTCTAGCTCTTCTCTTTGGCATACCAATTCCGAAAAATAATATAGGTGTCTTGCTTCCGGAGCTTTTTAATTCTTTGTCAGGTGAATATAAATACCTTCAATGTCAAGTGTGTTGCACTTCCGTGCAAAACAAGTACTGTAGATAGTTTTATGCATGTGGACTTCATATTGATTTTATTAGGCTTAAGTTCTTGTTGGTTGTATAATTGCATGCCTTTTGCCGATTTTTATATCTCAATTAGATCAGAATATTGGATTGTTTAGAAATTCCTGATTAACATTATCACCTATCTGTTCTGAGATGGTGAATATATCTTATTTCAGATGAGCAAAAACTGCGGACCTTAGAACTGAACTCGTGGCAAATCTTAAGATTGCTACAGAAACAGAAACCTGCGTTCTGCTCTGAAAACTGTGTAAATTTAAAGGATGACTTTAGAGTTGATATGCTTCCTGAATCTATTGAGGAGAAGTTGTGCCATTTGCTTTCTAATGCTTTTGCTTCTCATCGGTCCTCACTTCTACAGCAAGATTCTGATTTCAGGTGAGCTTATATGGTCCTAATGTACATAAAAAGTTGTGGATATCATCAGCCATCAATGCTTATTAAAGAACTCGCTGTTTCAGGTCTGTTGAAGCATCTGGGCACTCTAGGACTGCTTTGAACGCCTACTCTGACTTCTTAAGATATGCGAGTGAGTGGTTGTCTCACAGAGCAACCGATGTAATTTTACTACCTTTCCAGTGCTAAGCTATTATACTGTACTGTTACGTGGTTTTCTTCTGAATGACTTATCTCCTTTTACTATTCGTATTTGCAGAAACCACTCTATGTACTTGTGTCTGCAATCTCCTTGATGATTATTTCATGTTTTTCTCTTGCCGGCATTATCTTTTGCGTATTTGAAAGAAAGTCGCAGAGTCAAGTTGAACGCAATTCTGAGTGTGATTTGGATAAACATTGGCATCTTGATGAGGTTTTCATTCTAATGGGGATTTTTCTGTATGTCGCCAGTCTTGGTTCAAGTTCTTTTGTTGAAGAAGAGCAGTATATATGGCATTTTCTTACGTCTACTCTCTATTTAATATTTCTCATCAAGACGGTTCAGTCAATGCTAAAAGAATCAAATtcaacattagtccatagagcaGAAGCAGAGATCCTTAGCAGAAATAACTCTTCCTATCTTACCAGCTATAAACTAACCACGGGCCAGGTTGTTGGTTCCAAGTTATACGCTATCCTTATTGTTCTTGTTGCTGGGAGAATTCTAAGAGCATGGCATCAAGGTGGGATTAATTGGGTTCACTTTCCTGACATTTCGAAGATATTGACCCAATGTGACTCTTCTGTCGTAAAGTCTCTTCAAATTATCTCAGTTCTTGCGGTCGTAGTGTTGTATGCAGTTTCACTCAATTTATGGGGAACAAGGAGAATGCTTGTTATAGGGTTATGGTTGAGCCACCTTTCATGTGGACTTTTAGTTATGCTGCATATTTGGAAAAGTCAGGTCAACACTTCAGTACTGATGAACCATAGTACAACATCAATAGCTCAGATATTCTATGTCATCGCAAGCATTTCAATAACTTGCACTGTTCTTTTGTCGCCTTGGATATTTCCAATACATTCCAGAGAAGCAGAACCAACATCCTCCTCTGGCTTCAATCCCCAGAAAGCTATTCATTTGCATGGCATGAATCATTCGGTGTTCCTGACTGGAATAACATACACAATGTTCTGGTGCCTTCTTCAATTGCTTCTGCAGCAGCCCATAAATGCTATTCCTGTTTTGCTCATTCTGTTGCAACTTATCTCGAGTGTTATTCATTTTTCTCTGAACAAATCATTGCATAGGCAATGGGTGCAGGTTAGTTTGTTGGAGTATTTTCTTGTACTTTTGTTTTGCAGATCCATGTCATCATTGATGATGACTATTTTTATTGGCTAACTGTGTAGGTTGTTGCAATGCAATTCTTGGGGATGACCGGTCATTTTGGTCTCGGGAATAC includes:
- the LOC124690799 gene encoding GPI ethanolamine phosphate transferase 2-like, with amino-acid sequence MGAASPSGAALAGWTVAAVLLQVAGLSLFLYGFFPVKPTLPGFSGAESYRAPSCAPVGGREEPALPPDQLRSLYRELSEVPRVYDRLVLMVIDGLPAEFVLGRAGKPPSKEMMEAMPYTQSLLAGCRAVGYHAKAAPPTVTMPRLKSMVSGAIGGFLDVALNFNTQAFLDDNLLDQLHSIGYKLVMLGDETWMKLFPTLFYRQDGVSSFYVKDTVEVDFNVSRHLDSELAAKDWDALVLHYLGLDHVGHIGGRRSVLMTPKLKEMDDVIRRVHAAVTSLHDNSDRTLLVVVSDHGMTEIGNHGGSSYEETDSLALFIGHSVENSYCSPYDQKETLQVDLTPTLALLFGIPIPKNNIGVLLPELFNSLSDEQKLRTLELNSWQILRLLQKQKPAFCSENCVNLKDDFRVDMLPESIEEKLCHLLSNAFASHRSSLLQQDSDFRSVEASGHSRTALNAYSDFLRYASEWLSHRATDKPLYVLVSAISLMIISCFSLAGIIFCVFERKSQSQVERNSECDLDKHWHLDEVFILMGIFLYVASLGSSSFVEEEQYIWHFLTSTLYLIFLIKTVQSMLKESNSTLVHRAEAEILSRNNSSYLTSYKLTTGQVVGSKLYAILIVLVAGRILRAWHQGGINWVHFPDISKILTQCDSSVVKSLQIISVLAVVVLYAVSLNLWGTRRMLVIGLWLSHLSCGLLVMLHIWKSQVNTSVLMNHSTTSIAQIFYVIASISITCTVLLSPWIFPIHSREAEPTSSSGFNPQKAIHLHGMNHSVFLTGITYTMFWCLLQLLLQQPINAIPVLLILLQLISSVIHFSLNKSLHRQWVQVVAMQFLGMTGHFGLGNTNSLASIDVAGAFIGISSYSTVLSGILMFIITYGSPLLLYLGMVVYMSAKDSDDIRTPWQLKWSSILGKMIALPCLLPLLINSIALTSYTIVLLLMRNHLFVWSVFSPKYLYVCAATVCTYAGVSIIATTAAYTCAVFSFRTRKYRSM